In the genome of Telluria beijingensis, one region contains:
- a CDS encoding Ig-like domain-containing protein has translation MSTFSTHDSTINSFYLAFYGRPADPAGLKFWSTQLAANNGDMGAIVDFFAASEEARVRFGTDSVADRITEIYSQLFNRAPDAEGMAFWTNAIEQGHASLADIAMSILGGAQGSDATLSQLRKQAADAFTAKVEADGTEYSGYASIEAARILVRAVTPDATREDLDTLVDAAVSFADTATKTPEVVEAIAVNTTLLALFDTARGVKEPVALAKALADTAMAAAGDPVTLESLLRGGGMDKVLKVMPAKATLQDVVDALGTGGLPAAVEVVYPSTPSLPPAPSYKLSFVSVTEGKDDDHGKADAKADNVTREKYVDVTFGYRGNDLASGQKYEYRINGGEWTGGEQHIQVDTNANTVVLKHIDLSQGIAPIGPKSIGIMGAGPVEDLLSNIELRAVRSDKSVIDAVTQQIVYDHYAAQPWVAVTVDDKADLHFDGRWFTRIPQLIVEEIEQGATVEYSLVTNQHNRTPVPHQTEWSSKLPDLSEDGEYTILVRQIDVAGNISDERQFTFTLDREKPLAPTIALQADTGIPGDGVTNNAKVQITQLELSADSAWEYRVDGGEWQFGDRNDGSGSAVLDLGKLEAGKVDVQVRQFDAAGNVGDASGTLSFTFNATPPAYTISFAGVEQGKNDRAPEDKVTNVEAADVKFGYTGAVAQGLHFEYSIDNGKNWLTTGLEHADGVVTISDVDLTAGIAAGNRQASFTTMDAGPLPNLFTTVQLRLVDANEFVYASASETVELDRFADMLEVGVTKSQTAHYFGQNGVNNTNVAAILAKGLEKDATVQYAKVDGKALNWLDELPELDDGTYTFAVRQRDAAGNEGMSDQITFTLDRSEPGTPTLRLAEDTGSDAKDGVTSDGTVVIENLDTAAGTGWQYSTNGGETWTFSEVNTLTGTAEFELANLHAKSGTFQVRQVDAAGNAGKAASLDFTLLTGKPTWTPGLVGLSNELPGVLVTQQNAVDITFAVDAEADGTVQWRLKSGDGGWTTVQAQDIVDGRFAIEDIQLASADQTVELRVTDRAGNEGDVVSHLIDGPFKLPSLQIAKHATGIIVTSPIAGKILIGGVEAFSTDASKGAIAGSVMVMEQPNRLVGTISVVGEDGSVATDETDVSYTLGGGGVDTVTGRQVWGFGGADTLTGTNMDDYLNGGDGNDTIYSNYGADTLVGGTGADRIHLGYDGAVKTMIFEGGDTATHVIANGQSTAVLDMVLQPKKGDVLQVGPVFTAAPTVSDTYLGNPGENQVAIVRGTSSGGSFLKDPYGPLHLVQWSDGMHVNSILLSGYSGQRLGLEIDPLTGRMTLVEAPPPPMVSTVTDLKFEYNPAATIFAMEGSPSYMSQAKGQGSESGLMDKSGLSLVDYRTLAEVATDRDYTDGASFGVTSAGKLQFDDVLTAGLYKMSWEDSVIATNTGYMGAGDVLIAGGRDGQVYKHHFQVKEVVTVDGDIAIDWNVTYSRAYVSDGKTDATINTSSRIDVIVDAGTTLRIGQSSFSSGADDLIIGFDAKDDVYFFTGSVGEQLDRNRDGEFKWAWNDEGGKVVVAKDTEAVHVVVDGPLISQSMNVVGDATFDTLNAALDLKQLGGKTLILATNADNSAGALFGLVDMNNNGIIDRPAGWSTELYVFAVFSDGVPDMADIELVGTALPVGIP, from the coding sequence ATGAGCACTTTCAGCACCCACGATTCCACGATTAATTCCTTCTATCTGGCCTTCTATGGCCGCCCAGCCGACCCGGCCGGCCTGAAATTCTGGTCCACGCAGCTGGCCGCCAACAATGGCGACATGGGCGCAATCGTCGATTTCTTTGCCGCTTCCGAAGAAGCGCGGGTGCGCTTCGGCACTGACTCCGTTGCCGACCGCATCACCGAAATCTACTCCCAGCTGTTCAACCGTGCGCCGGACGCCGAAGGCATGGCTTTCTGGACCAATGCGATCGAGCAGGGCCACGCCAGCCTGGCCGACATCGCCATGTCGATCCTGGGCGGCGCCCAGGGCAGCGACGCCACGCTGTCGCAGCTGCGCAAGCAGGCAGCCGACGCTTTCACCGCCAAGGTCGAAGCCGACGGCACGGAGTACAGCGGCTACGCATCGATCGAAGCGGCCCGCATCCTGGTGCGCGCCGTGACCCCGGACGCGACCCGGGAAGACCTGGACACCCTGGTCGATGCCGCCGTCTCGTTCGCCGACACTGCCACCAAGACCCCGGAAGTGGTCGAGGCGATCGCCGTCAACACGACCCTGCTGGCGCTGTTCGACACCGCGCGCGGCGTGAAGGAACCCGTGGCGCTGGCCAAGGCGCTGGCCGATACCGCCATGGCGGCGGCCGGCGACCCGGTCACGCTGGAATCGTTGCTGCGTGGCGGCGGCATGGACAAGGTGCTGAAGGTGATGCCGGCCAAGGCGACCCTGCAGGACGTGGTCGATGCGCTGGGCACCGGCGGCCTGCCGGCCGCGGTCGAAGTCGTCTATCCGAGCACGCCGAGCTTGCCGCCTGCCCCGAGCTACAAGCTGAGCTTCGTGAGCGTAACTGAAGGCAAGGATGATGACCATGGCAAGGCCGATGCCAAGGCCGACAACGTGACCCGCGAAAAATACGTGGACGTCACTTTCGGCTACCGCGGCAATGACCTGGCCAGCGGCCAGAAGTACGAATACCGCATCAATGGCGGCGAATGGACCGGTGGCGAGCAGCATATCCAGGTCGACACGAACGCCAATACCGTGGTTCTCAAGCATATCGACCTGAGCCAGGGCATCGCGCCCATCGGTCCCAAGTCGATCGGCATCATGGGCGCCGGGCCGGTCGAGGACCTGCTGTCGAACATCGAGCTGCGCGCCGTGCGCAGCGACAAGTCGGTGATCGATGCGGTCACGCAGCAGATCGTGTACGACCATTACGCGGCGCAGCCGTGGGTCGCAGTGACGGTCGATGACAAGGCTGACCTGCACTTCGACGGCAGGTGGTTCACTCGCATCCCGCAATTGATCGTGGAAGAGATCGAACAGGGCGCAACGGTCGAGTACAGCCTGGTGACGAACCAGCACAATCGCACTCCGGTGCCGCACCAGACCGAATGGTCGAGCAAGCTGCCCGACCTGAGCGAGGATGGCGAATACACGATCCTGGTGCGCCAGATCGATGTCGCCGGCAATATCAGTGACGAGCGCCAGTTCACGTTCACGCTCGACCGCGAAAAGCCGCTGGCGCCCACCATCGCCTTGCAGGCCGATACCGGGATCCCTGGCGATGGCGTGACCAACAACGCCAAGGTCCAGATCACCCAGCTCGAACTGTCTGCGGACAGCGCCTGGGAATACCGTGTCGATGGCGGCGAGTGGCAATTTGGCGACCGTAACGACGGCAGCGGCAGCGCCGTGCTCGACCTGGGCAAGCTGGAAGCGGGCAAGGTCGATGTGCAGGTGCGCCAGTTCGATGCTGCCGGCAATGTCGGCGATGCCTCTGGCACGCTGTCGTTCACCTTTAATGCTACCCCGCCGGCCTACACGATCAGCTTCGCCGGCGTGGAGCAGGGAAAGAATGACCGTGCGCCCGAAGACAAGGTGACCAATGTCGAGGCGGCCGACGTCAAGTTCGGCTACACCGGCGCCGTGGCCCAGGGCCTGCATTTCGAGTATTCGATCGACAACGGCAAGAACTGGCTGACTACGGGCCTCGAGCACGCCGATGGCGTCGTCACCATCAGCGATGTCGACCTGACCGCTGGCATCGCGGCCGGCAATCGCCAGGCAAGCTTCACGACCATGGACGCCGGCCCGCTGCCGAACCTGTTCACCACCGTGCAGCTGCGCCTGGTCGATGCGAACGAATTCGTCTACGCCTCCGCCAGCGAGACGGTCGAGCTCGACCGTTTTGCGGACATGCTGGAAGTCGGCGTGACCAAGAGCCAGACCGCGCACTACTTCGGCCAGAACGGCGTCAACAATACGAATGTCGCTGCGATCCTGGCCAAGGGTCTCGAAAAAGACGCAACCGTCCAGTATGCCAAAGTGGATGGGAAGGCCCTGAACTGGCTCGACGAACTTCCCGAGCTCGACGATGGGACGTACACCTTTGCCGTGCGCCAGCGCGACGCCGCCGGCAATGAAGGCATGTCGGACCAGATCACCTTCACGCTGGACCGCTCCGAGCCGGGCACGCCGACCCTGCGCCTGGCCGAGGACACCGGCAGCGATGCAAAGGACGGCGTCACCAGCGACGGCACTGTCGTCATCGAGAATCTGGACACGGCGGCCGGCACCGGCTGGCAGTACTCCACCAACGGTGGCGAAACGTGGACGTTCAGCGAAGTCAACACGCTCACCGGCACGGCCGAATTCGAGCTGGCCAACCTGCATGCGAAGAGCGGCACCTTCCAGGTGCGCCAGGTCGATGCCGCCGGCAATGCCGGCAAAGCCGCCAGCCTGGATTTCACGCTTCTTACCGGGAAGCCCACCTGGACCCCGGGCCTTGTTGGCCTGAGCAACGAACTGCCGGGCGTGCTCGTCACGCAGCAGAATGCCGTCGACATCACTTTCGCGGTCGATGCCGAGGCGGATGGCACCGTCCAGTGGCGCCTGAAGAGCGGCGACGGCGGCTGGACCACGGTGCAGGCGCAGGACATCGTCGACGGTCGGTTCGCCATCGAGGACATCCAGCTGGCCAGCGCCGACCAGACGGTCGAACTGCGCGTGACTGATCGCGCCGGCAACGAAGGCGATGTCGTGAGCCACCTGATCGATGGCCCGTTCAAGCTCCCGTCGCTGCAGATCGCGAAGCATGCGACCGGCATCATCGTGACGAGCCCGATCGCGGGCAAGATCCTGATCGGCGGCGTCGAAGCCTTCTCGACGGATGCCAGCAAGGGCGCCATCGCCGGTTCGGTCATGGTGATGGAGCAGCCGAACAGGCTGGTGGGCACGATTTCCGTGGTGGGCGAGGATGGCAGCGTCGCCACCGACGAAACCGACGTCTCGTATACGCTCGGCGGAGGCGGGGTCGATACGGTCACCGGCCGCCAGGTATGGGGCTTCGGCGGCGCCGATACCCTGACTGGCACCAATATGGACGATTACCTGAACGGCGGGGACGGCAACGACACGATCTACTCCAACTACGGCGCAGACACGCTGGTCGGCGGAACTGGCGCCGACCGCATCCACCTGGGCTACGATGGCGCCGTCAAGACGATGATCTTCGAAGGTGGCGATACCGCTACCCACGTGATCGCCAATGGTCAATCCACGGCAGTCCTGGACATGGTGCTGCAGCCCAAGAAGGGCGACGTGCTGCAAGTCGGCCCGGTATTCACTGCGGCCCCCACCGTGAGTGACACTTATCTGGGCAACCCGGGTGAGAACCAGGTCGCGATCGTCCGCGGCACGTCGTCGGGCGGCTCCTTCCTCAAGGACCCCTACGGACCGCTCCATCTGGTGCAGTGGTCGGATGGCATGCACGTCAACAGCATCCTGTTGTCGGGCTATTCCGGCCAGCGCCTGGGGCTGGAGATCGATCCACTGACCGGCCGCATGACGCTGGTCGAAGCGCCGCCACCGCCGATGGTGTCGACCGTGACCGACCTGAAGTTCGAGTACAACCCGGCGGCCACGATCTTTGCCATGGAAGGCTCGCCTTCGTACATGTCGCAGGCCAAGGGGCAGGGCAGTGAATCCGGCCTGATGGACAAGAGCGGGCTCAGCCTGGTCGATTACCGCACCCTCGCCGAAGTCGCGACCGACCGCGACTACACCGATGGCGCCAGCTTCGGCGTCACGAGCGCGGGCAAGCTGCAGTTCGACGATGTCCTGACCGCCGGGCTGTACAAGATGAGCTGGGAAGACAGCGTCATCGCGACCAACACCGGCTACATGGGCGCAGGCGATGTGCTGATCGCAGGCGGACGCGATGGACAGGTGTACAAGCATCACTTCCAGGTCAAGGAAGTCGTGACCGTCGATGGCGATATCGCCATCGACTGGAACGTCACTTACAGCCGCGCCTATGTCTCCGACGGCAAGACCGATGCCACCATCAATACCAGCAGCCGTATCGACGTCATCGTCGATGCCGGCACCACGCTGCGCATCGGGCAGTCGTCGTTCAGCAGCGGTGCGGATGACCTGATCATCGGTTTCGATGCCAAGGACGATGTCTACTTCTTCACCGGAAGCGTGGGAGAGCAGCTCGACCGCAACCGTGACGGCGAATTCAAGTGGGCATGGAACGACGAGGGCGGCAAGGTCGTCGTGGCGAAGGACACCGAAGCGGTCCATGTGGTCGTGGACGGACCGCTGATCAGCCAGTCGATGAACGTCGTCGGCGATGCGACCTTCGACACGCTGAACGCAGCGCTCGATCTTAAACAGTTGGGCGGCAAGACGCTCATCCTGGCCACGAACGCGGATAACAGCGCGGGCGCCCTGTTCGGCCTGGTCGACATGAACAACAACGGCATCATCGACCGACCCGCGGGATGGTCGACCGAGCTGTACGTGTTCGCGGTGTTCAGCGATGGCGTGCCTGACATGGCCGACATCGAACTGGTCGGCACCGCGCTTCCGGTCGGCATTCCGTAA
- a CDS encoding Ig-like domain-containing protein encodes MTTFSAYDSKVNSFYLAFYGRPADPDGLKFWSQQLANNNGDFTAIVQFFAASEEAQVRFGSDSVIDRIAEIYQQLFNRAPDADGLAFWTGAIEQGHASLADVAISILNGAQGSDATLSQLRQKAVDAFTAQVEESGSEYTGYASIEAARILVRAVTPNATADDMDALVKAAVSFADTATKNPKVVEAIAVNTTLLALFDTTRGVKEPVQLAQALADTAKAAAGDPVTLESLLRGGGMDKVLKVMPAKATLQDVVKALAEGGLPAAVEVVYPSTPSTPPAPSYKLSFVSVTEGKEDAHGMTDTKPDNVTREKVVDVTFSYRGADLNSNQKYEYRVNGGDWIDGDQHIKVNTGTNTVVLSHIDLSLGQEALGPKSFGIMGVGPIGDLLSNIELRAVRADKTVIDSVQQQIVYDHYAAMPWVMVESGKVEHHFDEGYFTSNPKLIVEDLEPGAQVEYSLVTNQPNLVPVPHQTEWSGKQPYLSEDGEYTVAVRQIDVSGNISDARHFTFTLDREKPLAPTIALKTDSGTAGDDITNVNQIVIDHLEESTTSAWEYRIGEGEWIFGKRNDGSGKATLTLDDVLDGPVSVEVRQFDAAGNIGTASDVLSFVLDTTAPAGKFSLDGIEGPSSNDSNVTTLAKADVYFMFTGSVEEGDTFEYRLDDGTWTALDGAAFDSNSGILTLADVDFTTKDRNISVRVVDAAGNATTSKTMLIDSTFNDIPPVTITSVAPTFGLSGAKLALTPSTDSLKLADVTKLSLDIMNTGSAGNTPDYFDGTVKMVGNTLTLDSMPALNLYELSWEKGAFTTSKGEDVIAGSGLFVGGSVATVALPGFEIESKVLVTASGIEHSNEKRDNTAFIGQEGVDARIHSGDGHDLIADNGSKLTLAYDKLSMTAYDVVLGFDSAVGTATDIDKIELGSPISNRYDLNHDGELKWGFAASNTGKYTPAPGIEAVELTGLNSQSFAALMAGDTLKALNAALNVSNFTQNTGLLILATYEDQSILLSYVEKEDNDRIDQGDLAFIALFDQGTVDAGDIELVGSLIAPPG; translated from the coding sequence ATGACCACTTTCAGCGCGTACGATTCCAAGGTTAACTCCTTCTACCTGGCCTTCTATGGCCGTCCGGCCGATCCCGACGGCCTCAAGTTCTGGTCCCAGCAGCTCGCCAACAATAACGGCGACTTCACCGCGATCGTGCAGTTCTTCGCAGCATCGGAAGAAGCGCAAGTGCGCTTCGGCTCCGACAGCGTCATCGACCGCATTGCCGAAATCTACCAGCAGCTGTTCAACCGCGCGCCGGACGCCGATGGACTGGCCTTTTGGACCGGTGCGATCGAGCAGGGCCATGCCAGTCTGGCCGACGTCGCCATTTCGATCCTCAACGGCGCGCAGGGAAGCGATGCCACCCTGTCGCAGCTGCGCCAGAAGGCGGTCGACGCCTTCACCGCCCAGGTCGAGGAATCGGGCAGCGAGTACACCGGCTACGCGTCGATCGAAGCGGCGCGCATTCTGGTGCGCGCCGTGACCCCGAACGCGACCGCGGATGACATGGATGCGCTGGTCAAAGCCGCCGTCTCGTTCGCCGACACGGCGACCAAGAACCCGAAAGTGGTCGAAGCGATTGCCGTCAACACCACCTTGCTGGCGCTGTTCGACACCACGCGCGGCGTGAAGGAACCGGTGCAGCTGGCCCAGGCCCTGGCCGACACCGCCAAGGCCGCGGCTGGCGACCCGGTCACCCTCGAGTCGCTGCTGCGCGGCGGCGGCATGGACAAGGTCCTCAAAGTGATGCCGGCCAAGGCGACGCTACAGGACGTGGTGAAGGCGCTGGCCGAAGGCGGCCTGCCAGCCGCAGTCGAGGTCGTCTATCCGAGCACGCCGAGTACGCCACCGGCGCCAAGCTACAAGCTGAGCTTCGTGAGCGTGACCGAGGGCAAGGAAGATGCGCATGGCATGACCGACACCAAGCCCGACAACGTGACGCGTGAAAAGGTTGTCGATGTCACCTTCAGCTACCGCGGCGCCGACCTGAACAGCAATCAGAAGTACGAATACCGGGTCAACGGTGGCGACTGGATCGACGGCGACCAGCATATCAAGGTCAATACCGGCACCAACACCGTGGTGCTCTCGCACATCGACCTGAGCCTCGGCCAGGAAGCCTTGGGACCCAAGTCCTTCGGCATCATGGGCGTGGGGCCGATCGGAGACCTGTTGTCGAACATCGAGCTGCGCGCCGTGCGCGCCGATAAAACGGTCATCGATTCGGTGCAGCAGCAGATCGTGTACGACCACTACGCGGCGATGCCTTGGGTGATGGTCGAATCCGGCAAGGTCGAGCATCATTTCGATGAAGGCTACTTCACCAGCAATCCGAAACTGATCGTCGAAGACCTCGAGCCCGGCGCGCAGGTCGAGTACAGCCTGGTCACGAATCAGCCTAATCTTGTACCTGTGCCACACCAGACCGAGTGGTCCGGCAAGCAGCCCTACCTGAGCGAGGACGGCGAATACACCGTCGCGGTACGCCAGATCGATGTCTCGGGCAATATTAGCGACGCACGTCACTTCACTTTCACGCTCGATCGCGAGAAGCCGCTGGCGCCGACCATCGCCCTGAAGACCGACAGCGGAACGGCTGGCGACGACATCACCAACGTCAACCAGATCGTCATCGACCACCTGGAAGAATCCACCACCAGCGCTTGGGAATACCGCATCGGCGAGGGCGAATGGATATTTGGCAAGCGCAACGACGGCAGCGGCAAGGCCACGCTCACGCTCGATGACGTGCTCGATGGCCCGGTCTCGGTCGAGGTGCGTCAATTCGATGCGGCCGGCAATATCGGCACCGCGTCGGACGTGCTGTCGTTCGTGCTCGACACGACCGCGCCGGCAGGCAAGTTCAGCCTCGATGGGATCGAAGGTCCAAGCAGCAACGATTCAAACGTGACGACCCTGGCGAAAGCCGACGTCTACTTCATGTTCACCGGCAGCGTGGAAGAGGGTGATACCTTCGAATACCGCCTGGACGACGGAACCTGGACGGCGCTCGACGGCGCGGCGTTCGACAGCAACAGCGGCATCCTGACGCTGGCCGACGTCGACTTCACCACCAAGGACCGCAATATCTCCGTGCGCGTGGTCGATGCTGCCGGCAACGCCACGACCTCCAAGACGATGTTGATCGACAGCACCTTCAACGACATCCCGCCGGTGACGATCACCAGCGTGGCGCCGACGTTCGGCCTGAGCGGCGCCAAACTGGCGCTGACGCCGAGCACCGATTCGCTGAAACTGGCCGACGTGACCAAGCTCAGCCTGGATATCATGAACACCGGTTCGGCAGGCAATACGCCAGACTACTTCGACGGCACTGTCAAGATGGTCGGCAATACGTTGACGCTCGACTCGATGCCAGCACTTAACCTGTATGAGCTGTCATGGGAAAAAGGCGCCTTTACCACCAGCAAGGGTGAAGACGTCATCGCCGGCAGCGGACTGTTCGTGGGCGGCTCCGTCGCTACGGTGGCCTTGCCTGGTTTCGAGATCGAATCGAAGGTATTGGTGACCGCATCGGGGATCGAGCATTCGAACGAGAAGCGGGACAATACCGCCTTCATCGGCCAGGAAGGCGTGGATGCGCGCATCCATAGCGGCGATGGCCACGACCTGATCGCCGATAACGGCAGCAAGCTGACCCTGGCCTATGACAAGCTCTCGATGACCGCGTACGACGTTGTCCTCGGTTTCGATAGCGCCGTCGGCACCGCCACCGATATCGACAAGATCGAGCTCGGTAGCCCAATCTCGAACCGTTATGACCTCAATCACGACGGTGAGCTGAAGTGGGGATTTGCTGCCAGCAACACCGGCAAATACACGCCTGCGCCGGGTATCGAGGCAGTGGAACTGACGGGACTGAACAGCCAGTCGTTCGCCGCATTGATGGCTGGCGACACGTTGAAGGCGCTGAACGCTGCACTCAATGTCAGCAATTTCACGCAGAATACCGGGTTGTTGATCCTCGCTACGTATGAAGACCAAAGCATTCTGCTGTCGTATGTCGAGAAAGAAGACAACGACAGGATCGACCAGGGCGACTTGGCCTTCATCGCCCTGTTCGACCAGGGTACCGTCGATGCGGGGGATATTGAACTGGTCGGTAGCTTGATTGCACCGCCGGGCTGA
- a CDS encoding class I SAM-dependent methyltransferase, which translates to MQDWSDGYMTEVAYTFGYYPELNPLRARLALLEAGIVPPEFHTACELGFGQGMSVNIHGAASSTQWHGTDFNPSQVGFARELAQDTPLAANLSDEAFEDFCRRDDLPQFDLIALHGIWSWISDANRAVIANFIERKLKAGGVVYVSYNTQPGWAAVSPLTELMAGFDAASNPPGIGPAARIDAALDFADKLMATGAVYGKANPQALEHLKRLRGHDRRYLAHEYFNRDWLPMSFARMRGWMEGARLQYATSAHYLDHVPMLNLSAAQQELLAGIPDAGLRETARDFIVNRLFRRDYWVRGARRLAPAERAERLRAQRVILAQGAAKVKLKVSGIQGEATLHEDVYRPILDALADHRPRSLGEIEQLVAARGIHLARIVEAVMILAGTGAVHPAQPEQAIAAAAPHTARLNARLCAIARYSEDVNSLASPVSGGAIQVGRIEQLFLLALGQGKRGRDELADFTGAVLAAQGHRILRDGKPLGDAEQMQALRVQAGNFETDRLPVLRAFGISS; encoded by the coding sequence ATGCAAGACTGGTCCGATGGCTACATGACCGAGGTGGCATACACCTTCGGCTACTACCCCGAACTCAACCCGCTGCGCGCTCGCCTGGCCCTGCTCGAAGCCGGCATCGTCCCGCCCGAGTTCCACACCGCCTGCGAGCTCGGCTTCGGCCAGGGCATGAGCGTCAACATCCACGGCGCCGCTTCCAGTACCCAGTGGCACGGCACAGATTTCAATCCATCCCAGGTCGGCTTCGCGCGCGAGCTGGCGCAAGACACGCCGCTGGCGGCCAACCTGTCCGACGAAGCCTTCGAGGACTTCTGCCGCCGCGACGACCTGCCGCAGTTCGATCTCATCGCCCTGCACGGCATCTGGAGCTGGATCTCGGACGCCAACCGCGCCGTGATCGCCAACTTCATCGAGCGCAAGCTGAAGGCCGGCGGCGTGGTCTACGTCAGTTACAACACCCAGCCGGGCTGGGCCGCGGTAAGCCCGCTCACCGAGCTGATGGCCGGTTTCGACGCCGCCTCGAATCCGCCCGGCATCGGTCCGGCCGCGCGCATCGACGCCGCGCTCGACTTCGCCGACAAGCTCATGGCCACCGGCGCCGTCTACGGCAAGGCCAATCCGCAGGCGCTCGAACACCTGAAACGCCTGCGCGGCCACGACCGGCGCTACCTGGCCCACGAATACTTCAACCGCGACTGGCTGCCGATGTCGTTCGCGCGCATGCGCGGCTGGATGGAAGGCGCGCGGCTGCAATACGCCACCTCGGCCCACTATCTCGACCACGTGCCAATGCTGAACCTGAGCGCGGCCCAGCAGGAGCTGCTGGCCGGCATTCCCGATGCGGGCCTGCGCGAAACGGCCCGGGACTTCATCGTCAACCGGCTGTTCCGGCGCGACTACTGGGTGCGCGGCGCGCGCCGCCTGGCGCCGGCCGAGCGCGCCGAGCGCCTGCGCGCGCAGCGCGTGATCCTGGCCCAGGGCGCGGCCAAGGTGAAGCTCAAGGTGTCCGGGATCCAGGGCGAGGCCACCCTGCACGAAGACGTCTATCGTCCGATCCTCGACGCGCTGGCCGACCACCGGCCGCGTTCGCTCGGCGAGATCGAGCAGCTTGTCGCCGCGCGCGGGATCCACCTGGCGCGCATCGTCGAAGCGGTCATGATCCTGGCCGGCACCGGCGCCGTGCATCCGGCCCAGCCGGAACAGGCAATCGCCGCCGCCGCGCCGCATACGGCGCGCCTGAATGCGCGGCTGTGCGCCATTGCGCGTTATTCCGAGGACGTCAACAGCCTGGCTTCGCCGGTCAGCGGCGGTGCGATTCAGGTCGGACGCATCGAGCAGCTGTTCCTGCTGGCGCTGGGGCAGGGTAAAAGGGGGCGCGATGAGCTGGCAGACTTTACTGGTGCAGTACTCGCGGCCCAAGGCCATCGCATTCTGCGCGATGGGAAACCTTTGGGAGATGCCGAACAGATGCAGGCTTTGCGTGTGCAGGCCGGAAATTTCGAAACCGATCGTCTGCCAGTCCTACGCGCATTCGGCATAAGTAGTTAA